One part of the Coffea eugenioides isolate CCC68of chromosome 10, Ceug_1.0, whole genome shotgun sequence genome encodes these proteins:
- the LOC113750280 gene encoding uncharacterized protein LOC113750280, producing the protein MCKKLQSWKDKMLSFVGKEVLLKFVALALPSYAMSVFKLSAELCKELYGMMAKFWWGGDSREKKMHWKSWADISDVKGKGRLGFQDIQCFNTALLAKQVWRMLTNSNLLVSKMVKGRYFPKSSILDAQVKNGASWIWQSLHSSIGMLESELRKQVGNGNTIAIWKFGRFDGSKTAAQVKSPHLSHTIVHMTKSRI; encoded by the coding sequence ATGTGCAAAAAGCTACAAAGTTGGAAAGATAAAATGCTGAGTTTTGTAGGTAAAGAGGTATTACTCAAATTTGTGGCCCTTGCTCTCCCTTCATATGCAATGTCAGTTTTCAAACTATCTGCTGAACTATGTAAAGAGCTTTACGGGATGATGGCTAAATTCTGGTGGGGAGGTGATTctagagaaaagaaaatgcattgGAAGAGCTGGGCTGATATTTCTGATGTTAAAGGGAAAGGGAGACTTGGTTTCCAGGATATTCAATGCTTTAACACCGCCTTACTAGCCAAACAAGTTTGGAGAATGCTTACCAATTCAAACTTGTTGGTTAGTAAGATGGTAAAAGGAAGGTATTTCCCCAAATCCTCTATTCTTGATGCACAGGTGAAAAATGGAGCTTCGTGGATCTGGCAAAGTCTGCACAGCTCAATTGGGATGCTGGAAAGTGAATTAAGGAAGCAGGTTGGAAATGGCAACACTATTGcaatttggaaatttggaagGTTTGATGGCTCAAAAACAGCAGCTCAGGTAAAATCTCCACACCTAAGCCACACAATTGTCCATATGACAAAGTCTCGGATTTGA
- the LOC113748599 gene encoding 7-deoxyloganetin glucosyltransferase-like → MGSTALLEKKPHAVCIPAPAQGHINPMLKLAKLLHQKGFHITFVNTEFNHRRLLKSSGPDALKGLPDFQFKAIPDGLPPSEVDATPDIPTLCESFDRTCLGPFRELLAELNDTSSSEVPPVSCIVSDGAMTFTLAAAQELGIPEVLLWTSSASSYLPYFQFDKFIEKGIMPLKDASYLTNGYLDTVLDWIPGLEGIRLKDLPSFFRTTNPDDFMLKFVMQETQRSRKASAIIINTFQQLEHDVLDELSSYLPPIYTIGPLHLLENPVYGKSLTDFRSNLWKEQPECLEWLDSKDPNSVVYVNFGSIAVMTPEQLVEFAWGLANSKQNFLWILRPDLVSGSSAILPSEFLEETKERSMFAGWCPQEKVLTHPSVGGFLTHSGWNSTIESISYGVPMICWPFFADQQTNCWLCCTKWGIGMEMDNNVKRDEVESLVSELMAGEKGKEMKKKAMDWKKLAEVAVTDANLNLENLIHQVLLNPSIRDIKNRVSVRK, encoded by the exons ATGGGTTCCACTGCTTTACTGGAGAAGAAGCCTCACGCCGTCTGCATACCAGCTCCAGCTCAAGGCCACATAAACCCCATGCTAAAGCTAGCCAAGCTCCTCCACCAAAAGGGTTTTCATATCACCTTTGTCAACACAGAATTCAACCACAGGCGCTTGCTTAAATCCAGCGGTCCTGATGCCTTAAAGGGACTGCCTGATTTCCAATTTAAAGCCATCCCTGACGGACTTCCTCCTTCTGAGGTCGATGCTACCCCAGATATTCCAACCCTTTGTGAATCTTTTGATAGAACTTGCTTAGGTCCCTTCAGGGAGCTACTTGCTGAACTCAACGATACCTCTTCCTCAGAAGTGCCCCCTGTTTCTTGCATAGTTTCCGATGGAGCAATGACCTTCACTCTAGCAGCTGCTCAAGAACTTGGCATCCCTGAAGTTCTTCTTTGGACCTCCAGCGCATCTTCCTACTTGCCGTATTTCCAGTTTGACAAGTTTATCGAAAAGGGTATCATGCCACTCAAAG ATGCTAGTTATTTGACAAATGGATATCTAGACACTGTTCTAGATTGGATTCCAGGATTAGAGGGTATACGCTTGAAGGATCTTCCAAGCTTCTTTCGAACCACAAATCCCGATGATTTCATGTTGAAATTCGTCATGCAAGAAACTCAGAGATCTAGAAAGGCCTCTGCCATCATTATAAACACCTTTCAACAACTGGAACATGATGTATTAGATGAACTTTCATCTTATCTTCCTCCAATTTACACCATTGGACCACTACACTTGCTAGAGAATCCTGTGTATGGTAAGTCTTTAACAGATTTTCGATCAAATCTCTGGAAGGAACAGCCAGAATGTCTTGAGTGGCTTGACTCGAAAGATCCAAACTCTGTGGTTTATGTCAACTTTGGAAGCATTGCTGTTATGACACCTGAGCAACTAGTCGAATTTGCTTGGGGACTTGCTAATAGCAAACAAAACTTTTTGTGGATTTTAAGGCCAGATCTTGTCTCAGGCAGTTCAGCTATTCTGCCAAGTGAGTTTCTTGAAGAAACCAAAGAAAGAAGCATGTTTGCAGGCTGGTGCCCTCAAGAGAAAGTCCTTACCCATCCTTCTGTTGGCGGATTCTTAACTCATAGTGGGTGGAATTCCACAATCGAAAGTATTAGTTATGGGGTGCCTATGATCTGCTGGCCCTTTTTTGCCGATCAACAAACTAATTGCTGGCTTTGCTGCACTAAATGGGGTATTGGAATGGAGATGGACAATAATGTCAAGAGGGATGAAGTTGAAAGCCTTGTTAGCGAGTTAATGGCGGGAGAGAAGGGtaaggaaatgaagaaaaaagccATGGACTGGAAAAAATTGGCAGAAGTGGCTGTGACAGATGCTAACTTGAATCTTGAGAATTTGATTCATCAAGTGCTTCTCAATCCAAGCATTCGAGACATCAAGAACCGTGTATCTgttagaaaataa
- the LOC113748602 gene encoding 7-deoxyloganetin glucosyltransferase-like isoform X2, protein MQETGGTSEEEPHAVCIPAAAQGHINPMLKLAKLLHHNGFHITFVNTEFNHRRWLKSRGPDALNGLPDFQFKAIPDGLPPSDVDATQDAPTLCESVDRTCLGPFRELLAELNDTSSSKVPPVSCIVSDAIMTFTLAAAEELSIPEVLFWTASACSYLGYFQYAKLMEKGIIPLKDASYLTNGYLDAVLDWIPGLEGIRLKDLPSFLRTTNPDDFMVKFGMQETQRARKASAIIINTYQQLEHGVLDALSSYLPPIYTIGPLHFLENHVHDKSLTDVQSNLWKEEPECLEWLDSKDPNSVVYANFGSIAVMTPEQLVEFAWGLANSKRNFLWILRPDIVSGSSAILPSEFLEETKERSMFAGWCPQEKVLSHPAVGGFLTHSGWNSTVESISYGVPMICWPFFADQQTNCWFCCTKWGIGMEIDNNVKRDEIERLVSELMAGEKGKEMKKKAMDWKKLAEMAVTDSNSNLENLIHQVLLNPSI, encoded by the exons ATGCAAGAAACAGGGGGCACTTCTGAGGAAGAG CCTCATGCAGTCTGCATACCAGCGGCAGCTCAAGGCCACATAAACCCCATGCTGAAGCTAGCCAAGCTCCTCCATCACAATGGTTTCCACATCACCTTTGTCAACACAGAATTCAACCACAGGCGCTGGCTTAAATCCAGAGGTCCTGATGCCCTCAACGGATTGCCTGATTTCCAATTTAAAGCCATTCCTGATGGACTTCCGCCTTCAGATGTCGATGCTACCCAAGATGCTCCAACCCTTTGTGAATCTGTCGATAGAACTTGCTTAGGTCCCTTCAGGGAGCTACTTGCTGAACTCAACGATACATCTTCCTCGAAAGTACCCCCAGTTTCTTGCATAGTTTCTGATGCAATAATGACCTTCACTCTTGCAGCTGCTGAAGAACTAAGCATCCCTGAAGTTCTTTTTTGGACCGCCAGTGCATGTTCCTACTTGGGGTACTTCCAGTATGCCAAGCTTATGGAAAAGGGTATCATACCACTCAAAG ATGCCAGTTATTTGACAAATGGATATCTAGATGCTGTTCTAGATTGGATTCCAGGATTAGAGGGTATACGCTTGAAGGATCTTCCAAGCTTCTTACGAACCACGAATCCCGATGATTTTATGGTGAAATTCGGCATGCAAGAAACTCAGAGAGCTAGAAAGGCTTCTGCCATCATTATAAACACCTATCAACAACTCGAACATGGTGTATTAGATGCACTTTCATCTTATCTTCCTCCAATTTACACCATTGGACCACTACACTTCCTTGAGAATCATGTGCATGATAAGTCTTTAACTGATGTTCAATCAAATCTCTGGAAGGAAGAGCCAGAATGCCTTGAATGGCTTGATTCGAAAGATCCAAACTCTGTGGTTTATGCCAACTTTGGAAGCATTGCTGTTATGACACCTGAGCAACTAGTCGAATTTGCTTGGGGACTCGCTAATAGCAAACGAAACTTTTTGTGGATTTTAAGGCCAGATATTGTCTCAGGCAGTTCTGCTATTCTGCCAAGTGAGTTTCTTGAAGAAACCAAAGAAAGAAGCATGTTTGCAGGCTGGTGCCCTCAAGAGAAAGTTCTCAGCCATCCTGCTGTTGGAGGATTCTTAACTCATAGTGGGTGGAATTCCACAGTCGAAAGTATTAGTTATGGGGTGCCTATGATCTGCTGGCCATTTTTTGCTGATCAACAAACAAATTGCTGGTTTTGCTGCACTAAATGGGGTATTGGAATGGAGATAGACAATAATGTCAAGAGGGATGAAATTGAAAGGCTTGTTAGCGAGTTAATGGCTGGAGAGAAGGGCaaggaaatgaagaagaaagccatGGACTGGAAAAAACTGGCAGAAATGGCTGTGACAGATTCTAACTCAAATCTTGAGAATTTGATTCATCAAGTGCTTCTCAATCCAAGCATTTGA
- the LOC113748602 gene encoding 7-deoxyloganetin glucosyltransferase-like isoform X3, protein MGSIALLEKKPHAVCIPAAAQGHINPMLKLAKLLHHNGFHITFVNTEFNHRRWLKSRGPDALNGLPDFQFKAIPDGLPPSDVDATQDAPTLCESVDRTCLGPFRELLAELNDTSSSKVPPVSCIVSDAIMTFTLAAAEELSIPEVLFWTASACSYLGYFQYAKLMEKGIIPLKDASYLTNGYLDAVLDWIPGLEGIRLKDLPSFLRTTNPDDFMVKFGMQETQRARKASAIIINTYQQLEHGVLDALSSYLPPIYTIGPLHFLENHVHDKSLTDVQSNLWKEEPECLEWLDSKDPNSVVYANFGSIAVMTPEQLVEFAWGLANSKRNFLWILRPDIVSGSSAILPSEFLEETKERSMFAGWCPQEKVLSHPAVGGFLTHSGWNSTVESISYGVPMICWPFFADQQTNCWFCCTKWGIGMEIDNNLMAGEKGKEMKKKAMDWKKLAEMAVTDSNSNLENLIHQVLLNPSI, encoded by the exons ATGGGTTCCATTGCTCTATTAGAGAAGAAGCCTCATGCAGTCTGCATACCAGCGGCAGCTCAAGGCCACATAAACCCCATGCTGAAGCTAGCCAAGCTCCTCCATCACAATGGTTTCCACATCACCTTTGTCAACACAGAATTCAACCACAGGCGCTGGCTTAAATCCAGAGGTCCTGATGCCCTCAACGGATTGCCTGATTTCCAATTTAAAGCCATTCCTGATGGACTTCCGCCTTCAGATGTCGATGCTACCCAAGATGCTCCAACCCTTTGTGAATCTGTCGATAGAACTTGCTTAGGTCCCTTCAGGGAGCTACTTGCTGAACTCAACGATACATCTTCCTCGAAAGTACCCCCAGTTTCTTGCATAGTTTCTGATGCAATAATGACCTTCACTCTTGCAGCTGCTGAAGAACTAAGCATCCCTGAAGTTCTTTTTTGGACCGCCAGTGCATGTTCCTACTTGGGGTACTTCCAGTATGCCAAGCTTATGGAAAAGGGTATCATACCACTCAAAG ATGCCAGTTATTTGACAAATGGATATCTAGATGCTGTTCTAGATTGGATTCCAGGATTAGAGGGTATACGCTTGAAGGATCTTCCAAGCTTCTTACGAACCACGAATCCCGATGATTTTATGGTGAAATTCGGCATGCAAGAAACTCAGAGAGCTAGAAAGGCTTCTGCCATCATTATAAACACCTATCAACAACTCGAACATGGTGTATTAGATGCACTTTCATCTTATCTTCCTCCAATTTACACCATTGGACCACTACACTTCCTTGAGAATCATGTGCATGATAAGTCTTTAACTGATGTTCAATCAAATCTCTGGAAGGAAGAGCCAGAATGCCTTGAATGGCTTGATTCGAAAGATCCAAACTCTGTGGTTTATGCCAACTTTGGAAGCATTGCTGTTATGACACCTGAGCAACTAGTCGAATTTGCTTGGGGACTCGCTAATAGCAAACGAAACTTTTTGTGGATTTTAAGGCCAGATATTGTCTCAGGCAGTTCTGCTATTCTGCCAAGTGAGTTTCTTGAAGAAACCAAAGAAAGAAGCATGTTTGCAGGCTGGTGCCCTCAAGAGAAAGTTCTCAGCCATCCTGCTGTTGGAGGATTCTTAACTCATAGTGGGTGGAATTCCACAGTCGAAAGTATTAGTTATGGGGTGCCTATGATCTGCTGGCCATTTTTTGCTGATCAACAAACAAATTGCTGGTTTTGCTGCACTAAATGGGGTATTGGAATGGAGATAGACAATAAT TTAATGGCTGGAGAGAAGGGCaaggaaatgaagaagaaagccatGGACTGGAAAAAACTGGCAGAAATGGCTGTGACAGATTCTAACTCAAATCTTGAGAATTTGATTCATCAAGTGCTTCTCAATCCAAGCATTTGA
- the LOC113748602 gene encoding 7-deoxyloganetin glucosyltransferase-like isoform X1 produces the protein MGSIALLEKKPHAVCIPAAAQGHINPMLKLAKLLHHNGFHITFVNTEFNHRRWLKSRGPDALNGLPDFQFKAIPDGLPPSDVDATQDAPTLCESVDRTCLGPFRELLAELNDTSSSKVPPVSCIVSDAIMTFTLAAAEELSIPEVLFWTASACSYLGYFQYAKLMEKGIIPLKDASYLTNGYLDAVLDWIPGLEGIRLKDLPSFLRTTNPDDFMVKFGMQETQRARKASAIIINTYQQLEHGVLDALSSYLPPIYTIGPLHFLENHVHDKSLTDVQSNLWKEEPECLEWLDSKDPNSVVYANFGSIAVMTPEQLVEFAWGLANSKRNFLWILRPDIVSGSSAILPSEFLEETKERSMFAGWCPQEKVLSHPAVGGFLTHSGWNSTVESISYGVPMICWPFFADQQTNCWFCCTKWGIGMEIDNNVKRDEIERLVSELMAGEKGKEMKKKAMDWKKLAEMAVTDSNSNLENLIHQVLLNPSI, from the exons ATGGGTTCCATTGCTCTATTAGAGAAGAAGCCTCATGCAGTCTGCATACCAGCGGCAGCTCAAGGCCACATAAACCCCATGCTGAAGCTAGCCAAGCTCCTCCATCACAATGGTTTCCACATCACCTTTGTCAACACAGAATTCAACCACAGGCGCTGGCTTAAATCCAGAGGTCCTGATGCCCTCAACGGATTGCCTGATTTCCAATTTAAAGCCATTCCTGATGGACTTCCGCCTTCAGATGTCGATGCTACCCAAGATGCTCCAACCCTTTGTGAATCTGTCGATAGAACTTGCTTAGGTCCCTTCAGGGAGCTACTTGCTGAACTCAACGATACATCTTCCTCGAAAGTACCCCCAGTTTCTTGCATAGTTTCTGATGCAATAATGACCTTCACTCTTGCAGCTGCTGAAGAACTAAGCATCCCTGAAGTTCTTTTTTGGACCGCCAGTGCATGTTCCTACTTGGGGTACTTCCAGTATGCCAAGCTTATGGAAAAGGGTATCATACCACTCAAAG ATGCCAGTTATTTGACAAATGGATATCTAGATGCTGTTCTAGATTGGATTCCAGGATTAGAGGGTATACGCTTGAAGGATCTTCCAAGCTTCTTACGAACCACGAATCCCGATGATTTTATGGTGAAATTCGGCATGCAAGAAACTCAGAGAGCTAGAAAGGCTTCTGCCATCATTATAAACACCTATCAACAACTCGAACATGGTGTATTAGATGCACTTTCATCTTATCTTCCTCCAATTTACACCATTGGACCACTACACTTCCTTGAGAATCATGTGCATGATAAGTCTTTAACTGATGTTCAATCAAATCTCTGGAAGGAAGAGCCAGAATGCCTTGAATGGCTTGATTCGAAAGATCCAAACTCTGTGGTTTATGCCAACTTTGGAAGCATTGCTGTTATGACACCTGAGCAACTAGTCGAATTTGCTTGGGGACTCGCTAATAGCAAACGAAACTTTTTGTGGATTTTAAGGCCAGATATTGTCTCAGGCAGTTCTGCTATTCTGCCAAGTGAGTTTCTTGAAGAAACCAAAGAAAGAAGCATGTTTGCAGGCTGGTGCCCTCAAGAGAAAGTTCTCAGCCATCCTGCTGTTGGAGGATTCTTAACTCATAGTGGGTGGAATTCCACAGTCGAAAGTATTAGTTATGGGGTGCCTATGATCTGCTGGCCATTTTTTGCTGATCAACAAACAAATTGCTGGTTTTGCTGCACTAAATGGGGTATTGGAATGGAGATAGACAATAATGTCAAGAGGGATGAAATTGAAAGGCTTGTTAGCGAGTTAATGGCTGGAGAGAAGGGCaaggaaatgaagaagaaagccatGGACTGGAAAAAACTGGCAGAAATGGCTGTGACAGATTCTAACTCAAATCTTGAGAATTTGATTCATCAAGTGCTTCTCAATCCAAGCATTTGA
- the LOC113750044 gene encoding 7-deoxyloganetin glucosyltransferase-like yields the protein MGSIAPLEKKPHAVCVPAAAQGHIGPMLNLAKLLHHNGFHITFVNTEFNHRRLLKSRGPDALNGLPDFQFKAIPDGLPPSDVDATQDVPTLCESMDRTCLGPFRELLAELNDTSSSKVPPVSCIVSDAVTAFTLAAAEELSIPEVLFWTASACSYLGYFQYAKLMEKGIIPLKDASYLTNGYLDTVLDWIPELEGIRLKDLPSFLRTTNPDDFMVKFVLQETQRARKASAIIINTYQQLEHGVLDALSSYLPPIYTIGPLHFLDNHVHDKSLTDIQSNLWKEEPECLEWLDSKDPNSVVYVNFGSIAVMTPEQLVEFAWGLANSKQNFLWILRPDLVSGNSAILPSEFLEETKERSMFAGWCPQEKVLSHPAVGGFLTHSGWNSTIESISYGVPMICWPFFADQQTNCWFCCTKWGIGMEIDNNVKRDEVEGLVSELMAGEKGKEMKKKAMDWKKLAETAVTDSNLNLENLIHQVLLNPSI from the exons ATGGGTTCCATTGCTCCATTGGAGAAGAAGCCTCATGCAGTCTGCGTACCAGCTGCAGCCCAAGGCCACATAGGCCCCATGCTGAACCTAGCCAAGCTCCTCCATCACAATGGTTTCCACATCACCTTTGTCAACACTGAATTCAACCACAGGCGCTTGCTTAAATCCAGAGGTCCTGATGCCCTCAACGGATTGCCTGATTTCCAATTTAAAGCCATTCCTGATGGACTTCCGCCTTCAGATGTCGATGCTACCCAAGATGTTCCAACCCTTTGTGAATCTATGGATAGAACTTGCTTAGGTCCCTTCAGGGAGCTACTTGCTGAACTCAACGATACATCTTCCTCGAAAGTACCCCCAGTTTCTTGCATAGTTTCTGATGCGGTAACGGCCTTCACTCTTGCAGCTGCTGAAGAACTAAGCATCCCTGAAGTTCTTTTTTGGACCGCCAGTGCATGTTCCTACTTGGGGTACTTCCAGTATGCCAAGCTTATGGAAAAGGGTATCATACCACTCAAAG ATGCCAGTTATTTGACAAATGGATATCTAGATACTGTTCTAGACTGGATTCCAGAATTAGAGGGTATACGCTTGAAGGATCTTCCAAGCTTCTTACGAACCACGAATCCCGATGATTTTATGGTGAAATTCGTCCTGCAAGAAACTCAGAGAGCTAGAAAGGCTTCTGCCATCATTATAAACACCTATCAACAACTCGAACATGGTGTATTAGATGCACTTTCATCTTATCTTCCGCCAATTTACACCATTGGACCACTACATTTCCTTGATAATCATGTGCATGATAAGTCTTTAACAGATATTCAATCAAATCTCTGGAAGGAAGAGCCAGAATGTCTTGAATGGCTTGATTCGAAAGATCCAAACTCTGTGGTTTATGTCAACTTTGGAAGCATTGCTGTTATGACACCTGAGCAACTAGTCGAATTTGCTTGGGGACTTGCTAATAGCAAACAAAACTTTTTGTGGATTTTAAGGCCAGATCTTGTCTCAGGCAATTCTGCTATTCTGCCAAGTGAGTTTCTTGAAGAAACCAAAGAAAGAAGCATGTTTGCAGGCTGGTGCCCTCAAGAGAAAGTTCTCAGCCATCCTGCTGTTGGAGGATTCTTAACTCATAGTGGGTGGAATTCCACAATCGAAAGTATTAGTTATGGGGTGCCTATGATCTGCTGGCCATTTTTTGCTGACCAACAAACTAATTGCTGGTTTTGCTGCACTAAATGGGGTATTGGAATGGAGATAGACAATAATGTCAAGAGGGATGAGGTTGAAGGCCTTGTTAGCGAGTTAATGGCTGGAGAGAAAGGtaaggaaatgaagaaaaaggccATGGACTGGAAAAAATTGGCAGAAACGGCCGTGACAGATTCTAACTTGAATCTTGAGAATTTGATTCATCAAGTGCTTCTCAATCCAAGTATTTGA